From Eretmochelys imbricata isolate rEreImb1 chromosome 17, rEreImb1.hap1, whole genome shotgun sequence, a single genomic window includes:
- the LOC144276700 gene encoding LOW QUALITY PROTEIN: zinc finger protein RFP-like (The sequence of the model RefSeq protein was modified relative to this genomic sequence to represent the inferred CDS: deleted 1 base in 1 codon) yields the protein MLEGARAAGSSVESLQDEATCPICLEYFTEPVTLECGHNFCRACISQCWGESDTGITCPKCRQAVQQRNLRPNRQLANVLKIAKWLGFQAAKGSGVCVEHQKALTLFCEEDQTPICVVCHLSRTHRAHTVVPIREDNQEYKDKIQLYLKILREERENFQGFKLSREKKSQEYLKQTETERQKIVSEFQKLRQFLEEQDRLLLAELEKLDKEIVKIQNENITKLSEEISHLSELISEMEGKYQKPVSKFLQDVRSILSRCQKTGKFQQPVETFPEQEKRLSDFSQKTIVLTETLRKFKDTLPSELEIGAHRHENVTLDPDMAHLILMLSEDQKNVRCGFTCEDLPSNPERFDTDPCVLSCEGYTSGRHAWEVELEDGMCWAVGVARESVRRKGGIRRNPEGGIWAVMWWVDWYQALTSPETPLTLSHVPSRIRGCLDYERGQVTFFDADNEAPLFTFPPASFPGEKIHPCLWVGARSQLRLCY from the exons atgttgg agggagccagggctgcagggagctctgtggaAAGTCTCCAGGATGAAGCTACttgtcccatctgtctggagtatttcacagaacctgtcactctggagtgtgggcacaatttctgccgagcctgcatcagccagtgctggggagaaTCAGACACAGGCATCACCTGCCCTAAGTGCAGACaagctgtgcaacagagaaacctcaggccaaaCAGACAGCTGGCCAATGTCCTAAAAATAGCCAAATGGCTGGGTTTCCAGGCAGCGAAGGGAtcaggagtgtgtgtggaacacCAGAAGGCTCTGACACTGTTCTGTGAAGAAgatcaaacccccatctgtgtggttTGCCATCTGTCCCGGACTCACCGAGCTCACACTGTGGTTCCCATAAGGGAGGATaaccaggagtacaag GATAAAATCCAGCTCTATTTGAAGattctgagggaagagagagaaaatttccagggatttaaattgagtagagagaagaaaagccaggAGTATCTG aaacagacagaaacagagaggcagaagattgtATCTGAATTTCAGAAACTGCGGCAGTTCCTGGAGGAACAAGATCGACTTCTGCTGGCCGAgctggaaaagctggacaaggagattgtgaagatacagaatgaaaatatcaccaaACTCTCAGAGGAGATTTCCCAtctcagtgagctgatcagtgagatggaggggaagtaTCAGAAGCCAGTAAgcaaattcctgcag gatgtcagaagtaTCTTGAGCAG atgccagaaaacagg GAAGTTCCAGCAGCCTGTGgagactttccctgaacaagaaaAGAGACTCAGTGATTTCTCCCAGAAAACTATTGTTCTAACGGAGACTCTGAGGAAATTCAAAG ACACTCTGCCATCTGAACTGGAGATAGGGGCACACAGACATG aaaatgtgactctggatccagacatggCTCATCTCATCCTTATGCTGTCTGAAGATCAGAAAAATGTGAGATGTGGATTCACGTGTGAGGATCTGCCCAGTAACCCA GAGAGATTTGACACTGatccctgtgtgctgagctgtgagGGATACACCTCGGGGAGACAtgcctgggag gtggagctgGAAGATGGGatgtgctgggctgtgggggtggccagagagtctgtgaggaggaagggagggatcagaCGTAATCCtgagggggggatctgggctgtgatgTGGTGGGTGGATTGGTATCAAGCTCTCACCTCCCCCGAGACTCCCCTGACCCTGAGTCATgtccccagcaggatccgggGTTGTCTGGACTATGAAAGGGGCCAGGTGACATTTTTTGATGCTGATAATGAGGCCCCGCTCTTCACTTTCCCGCCAGCCTCTTTCCCTGGAGAGAAAATCCACccctgtctctgggtgggggccagatcccagctcagACTGTGTTACTAA